A DNA window from Sphingomonas profundi contains the following coding sequences:
- a CDS encoding aromatic ring-hydroxylating oxygenase subunit alpha: MNEMVGTLAPAAEQPDREVARAPSASTQELIHRDGRPVPPVFEESPYRFLGDGDIAYDRYTSQAFFDLEMERMWSRTWQWACREEHIPEPGDWIVYDIGDKSVLVVRGDDGEVRAFINSCMHRGTKLRRSATSGHSSELRCPFHGWTWSLEGDLKRLPCRWDAPHVSEQTHGLDPVRIGLWGGLVFINLDRDAPPLDDYLQPLQRHFAPYGLEKRYIEMHIEKELFCNWKAGIEAFIENYHTQETHPQLLTANADEGTQYDLFTPIVTRFVSANGMSSPHLEEALGENELIESMLIGARSMVDDDLLKVGEGESARIVLARVMRDVLGRVYRTDLSRYTDTEIIDVAQYSVFPNMILFPGLTLPALYRFRPIGNDPDRCLFELLILREPPADGPTPEPAEPIRLTEEQSYAEAGLDPFLAHIYDQDTGNLRAQQEGFKASRKQGQTLLNYQEARVRLLHQTLDAYLDGETPLRFAD, translated from the coding sequence ATGAACGAGATGGTCGGAACCCTGGCACCCGCCGCCGAGCAGCCGGACCGGGAGGTGGCACGGGCGCCCAGCGCCTCCACGCAGGAGCTTATCCACCGCGACGGTCGCCCCGTGCCGCCGGTGTTCGAGGAGAGCCCCTACCGCTTCCTCGGCGACGGCGACATCGCCTATGACCGCTACACCTCCCAGGCCTTCTTCGATCTGGAGATGGAGCGGATGTGGTCCCGCACGTGGCAGTGGGCCTGCCGCGAGGAGCATATTCCGGAGCCGGGCGACTGGATCGTCTACGATATCGGCGACAAATCGGTGCTGGTGGTGCGCGGCGACGATGGCGAGGTGCGCGCCTTCATCAACTCCTGCATGCATCGCGGCACCAAGCTGCGCCGATCGGCCACGTCCGGCCACTCCAGCGAGCTGCGCTGCCCGTTCCACGGCTGGACGTGGAGCCTGGAAGGCGATCTGAAGCGCCTGCCGTGCCGCTGGGATGCGCCGCACGTCAGCGAGCAGACGCACGGCCTGGATCCGGTGCGGATCGGCCTGTGGGGCGGGCTGGTGTTCATCAACCTGGATCGGGATGCGCCGCCGCTGGACGATTATCTCCAGCCGCTGCAGCGGCACTTCGCGCCCTACGGGCTGGAGAAGCGCTATATCGAGATGCATATCGAGAAGGAGCTGTTCTGCAACTGGAAGGCCGGCATCGAGGCCTTCATCGAGAATTACCACACGCAGGAGACGCATCCGCAGCTGCTGACCGCCAATGCCGACGAGGGCACGCAATATGATCTGTTCACGCCGATCGTGACGCGCTTCGTTTCGGCCAACGGCATGTCCAGCCCGCATCTGGAAGAGGCGCTGGGCGAGAACGAGCTGATCGAATCGATGCTGATCGGCGCGCGATCTATGGTGGACGACGATCTGCTGAAGGTGGGCGAAGGGGAGAGCGCCCGGATCGTGCTGGCGCGGGTGATGCGCGACGTGCTCGGCCGCGTCTATCGCACCGATCTGTCGCGCTACACCGATACCGAGATCATCGACGTCGCCCAGTATAGCGTGTTCCCGAACATGATCCTGTTTCCCGGCCTCACCCTGCCGGCGCTCTACCGCTTCCGGCCGATCGGCAACGATCCGGACCGCTGCCTTTTCGAGCTGTTGATCCTGCGCGAACCCCCGGCGGACGGGCCGACACCCGAGCCGGCCGAGCCGATCCGCCTGACCGAGGAGCAATCCTATGCGGAGGCGGGGCTCGATCCGTTCCTGGCGCACATCTACGATCAGGATACCGGCAACCTGCGCGCGCAGCAGGAGGGGTTCAAGGCATCGCGCAAGCAGGGCCAGACGCTGCTCAACTATCAGGAGGCGCGGGTGCGGCTGCTGCACCAGACGCTGGACGCCTATCTGGACGGCGAGACGCCGCTGCGCTTCGCCGACTGA
- a CDS encoding TetR/AcrR family transcriptional regulator: protein MPERLARAAPASRRYASPLIAERRQRILDETKRLIGEVGLEGFTLRDLGERAGVSVTTVYNIFGDKEGVIAHALREFHAGIRLVLPASGANLAGFCRAIADTTAIVIENRSYSLALADLYFSRSLAPGLYAVIRGMPLQILSHWLWTAARDDLLRDTDTAAVETGFANLEWASIKDWGAGRIADGDLAAVRQRSFLTIALAAARPPLREAADGMLAAL from the coding sequence TTGCCTGAACGTCTCGCCCGCGCCGCCCCCGCCTCCCGCCGCTACGCCAGCCCGCTGATCGCCGAGCGGCGCCAGCGCATCCTGGACGAGACGAAGCGCCTGATCGGCGAGGTGGGCTTGGAAGGCTTCACCCTGCGCGATCTGGGGGAGCGGGCCGGCGTGTCCGTCACCACCGTCTACAATATCTTTGGCGACAAGGAGGGCGTGATCGCGCATGCGCTGCGCGAGTTCCACGCCGGCATCCGCCTGGTGCTGCCCGCCAGCGGCGCGAACCTAGCCGGCTTCTGCCGCGCGATCGCCGACACCACCGCCATCGTGATCGAGAACCGGAGCTATTCGCTGGCCCTCGCCGATCTCTATTTCTCGCGCTCGCTGGCGCCGGGTCTGTACGCCGTGATCCGCGGCATGCCCCTCCAGATCCTGTCGCACTGGCTGTGGACGGCGGCGCGCGACGATCTGCTGCGGGATACCGACACCGCCGCCGTCGAGACCGGCTTCGCCAACCTGGAATGGGCCAGCATCAAGGATTGGGGCGCAGGCCGCATCGCCGACGGCGATCTGGCGGCGGTACGCCAGCGCAGCTTCCTGACGATCGCGCTGGCCGCCGCGCGCCCGCCGCTGCGCGAGGCGGCGGACGGGATGCTGGCGGCGCTCTGA
- a CDS encoding TonB-dependent receptor family protein: MLRRTCRLLAGTALLACLASAAHAADSAATAGESAADAAAATTAEESVADAGTTADEDSEIVVLGFGQARQVQTISAADINRLTPGTTPIKAISKLPGVNYQAADAFGAYEWSSRITLRGFNQNQLGFTLDGVPLGDMSYGNSNGLHISRAIISENLGSAAVAQGSGALGTASTSNLGGTIEFSSLAPSDRFDIVGSATYGSNDTYRGFIRVESGDITGNGLKGYLSYGYLKTDKWKGYGEQKQHQVNAKIVQDFGDRGSITGFFNFSDRREQDYQDLSLDLINRLGYNVDNISNNFPLALQLAKIYANQNAGAGRQPYPGLGTVFPAPYQTVDDVYFDAGGLRRDYLAGATFAANLTDRLSVKLTGYYHDNHGQGVWYLPYVPTPGGAAISVRTTEYDIHRGGALGHVAYEAGPNRIEIGGWYESNDFQNARRFYGLADQQTPSLPTLEFKKNPFFTQFDVKFDTQTMLYYVADRLELGNLTLSGGWKGYKVRNDARRIVGTLAAGRIEARDWFLPQAGALYKIGDSTEVFASFTQNMRAFTSAAVGGSPFATTQAGLNLIRGTLKPERSDTYEAGARFRMDGFQASIAGYYVDFSNRLLSLPNGTGGAGNPTTLQNVGSVRNYGVELTALYRPFAPLSLLGSYSYNRSEYRDDVISTAFGSVGQVAIATKGKTVPDAPKHLLKGEIAYDDGMFLGRVGADYMSKRFFNYLNDRSVKGRVIMDASIGFRFPGEGALKGFSIEGSVTNLTDKKYVSTIGSNGFTATGDNQTLLAGAPRQFFVTVKRGL, translated from the coding sequence ATGCTTCGTCGCACCTGCCGGCTGCTCGCCGGAACCGCTCTGCTCGCCTGCCTGGCTTCGGCCGCCCACGCGGCCGACAGCGCCGCCACCGCCGGGGAGAGCGCGGCCGATGCCGCCGCCGCCACCACCGCCGAGGAGAGCGTGGCCGATGCCGGCACGACCGCCGACGAGGACAGCGAGATCGTCGTGCTCGGCTTCGGCCAGGCGCGGCAGGTGCAGACGATCAGTGCGGCCGACATCAACCGGCTGACCCCCGGCACCACGCCGATCAAGGCGATCAGCAAGCTGCCCGGCGTCAACTACCAGGCCGCCGACGCGTTCGGCGCCTACGAATGGTCCTCGCGCATCACCCTGCGCGGCTTCAACCAGAACCAGCTGGGCTTCACCCTGGACGGCGTGCCGCTGGGCGACATGAGCTACGGCAATTCGAACGGCCTGCACATCAGCCGCGCGATCATCTCGGAGAATCTCGGCAGCGCCGCCGTGGCGCAGGGATCGGGCGCGCTCGGCACCGCGTCCACCAGCAATCTCGGCGGCACGATCGAGTTCAGCTCGCTCGCACCGTCCGATCGCTTCGACATCGTCGGCTCCGCCACCTACGGCAGCAACGACACCTATCGCGGCTTCATCCGGGTGGAGAGCGGCGACATCACCGGCAACGGCCTGAAGGGCTATCTGAGCTATGGCTATCTGAAGACGGACAAGTGGAAGGGCTATGGCGAGCAGAAGCAGCATCAGGTGAACGCCAAGATCGTCCAGGATTTCGGCGATCGCGGTTCCATCACCGGCTTCTTCAACTTCTCCGACCGGCGCGAGCAGGACTATCAGGATCTCAGCCTCGATCTGATCAACCGGCTGGGCTACAATGTCGACAACATCTCGAACAACTTCCCGCTCGCGCTGCAACTCGCCAAGATCTACGCGAACCAGAATGCCGGTGCCGGGCGCCAGCCTTATCCCGGCCTCGGCACCGTCTTCCCGGCGCCCTACCAGACGGTGGACGACGTGTATTTCGACGCGGGCGGCCTGCGGCGGGACTATCTGGCCGGCGCCACCTTCGCCGCGAACCTGACGGACCGGCTGTCGGTGAAGCTGACCGGCTATTATCACGACAATCACGGCCAGGGCGTGTGGTATCTGCCCTATGTGCCGACGCCGGGCGGCGCCGCCATCTCGGTGCGGACCACCGAATATGACATCCATCGCGGCGGCGCCCTGGGCCATGTCGCCTACGAGGCCGGCCCGAACCGGATCGAGATCGGTGGCTGGTACGAGTCGAACGATTTCCAGAACGCCCGCCGCTTCTACGGCCTGGCCGACCAGCAGACGCCGTCGCTGCCCACGCTGGAGTTCAAGAAGAACCCGTTCTTCACCCAGTTCGACGTGAAGTTCGATACCCAGACGATGCTCTACTACGTCGCCGACCGGCTTGAGCTGGGCAACCTGACCCTCTCCGGCGGGTGGAAGGGCTACAAGGTGCGCAACGATGCGCGGCGGATCGTCGGCACGCTGGCGGCCGGGCGGATCGAGGCGAGGGACTGGTTCCTGCCGCAGGCGGGCGCCCTCTACAAGATCGGCGACTCGACGGAGGTGTTCGCCAGCTTCACCCAGAACATGCGCGCCTTCACCTCGGCGGCGGTCGGCGGATCGCCGTTCGCCACCACCCAGGCGGGCCTGAACCTTATCCGCGGCACGCTGAAGCCGGAACGGTCCGACACTTACGAGGCCGGCGCCCGCTTCCGCATGGACGGCTTCCAGGCGTCGATCGCGGGCTACTACGTCGATTTCTCGAACCGCCTGCTCTCGCTGCCGAACGGCACCGGCGGCGCCGGCAACCCGACGACGCTGCAGAATGTCGGCTCCGTGCGCAATTACGGCGTGGAGCTGACCGCGCTCTACCGGCCGTTCGCGCCGCTCTCGCTGCTCGGCTCCTACTCGTACAACCGCTCCGAATATCGCGACGACGTGATCAGCACCGCCTTCGGCAGCGTCGGCCAGGTGGCGATCGCGACCAAGGGCAAGACTGTGCCGGATGCGCCCAAGCACCTGCTGAAGGGCGAGATCGCCTATGATGACGGCATGTTCCTGGGCCGCGTGGGCGCCGACTACATGTCCAAGCGGTTCTTCAACTATCTGAACGATCGCTCGGTGAAGGGCCGCGTCATCATGGACGCCTCGATCGGCTTCCGCTTCCCGGGCGAGGGCGCGCTCAAGGGCTTCTCGATCGAGGGCAGCGTGACGAACCTGACGGACAAGAAGTACGTCTCGACGATCGGATCGAACGGCTTCACCGCCACCGGCGACAACCAGACGCTGCTGGCCGGCGCGCCGCGCCAGTTCTTCGTGACGGTGAAGCGCGGCCTGTAG
- a CDS encoding MBL fold metallo-hydrolase, with translation MRSMVAGALALMMAAAAPGVAAPAVAPAAATPFRLGALRLVALRDASNPVPNDGSVFGKDQGPAAVAGVLKAAGAATDTIALSVDCLLVTLPGRVVLIDTGLGPKAGGALLASLAVAGVRPGAVTDVLITHSHFDHVGGLLAADGTPAFPNATIRMSAPEWAFMQSQDRGKAIAAAIRDKVQPFAPGAQLMPGIRAVALPGHTPGHSGYEIASGASRLIDIGDSAHSAIVSLAEPDWTITYDTDSAAGKAQRRAILTRLAASHEPVFAPHFPFPGVGTVVAKGDGFAWKPGLP, from the coding sequence ATGAGAAGCATGGTTGCGGGCGCTCTGGCGCTGATGATGGCGGCCGCCGCACCGGGTGTCGCCGCACCCGCCGTCGCCCCTGCGGCCGCCACGCCGTTCCGCCTGGGCGCGCTGCGGCTCGTCGCATTGCGCGATGCGAGCAACCCGGTTCCGAACGACGGCAGCGTCTTCGGCAAGGATCAGGGGCCGGCCGCCGTCGCCGGCGTGCTGAAGGCGGCGGGCGCCGCGACGGACACGATCGCGCTCTCGGTGGACTGCCTGCTGGTCACGCTGCCGGGAAGGGTGGTGCTGATCGATACCGGGCTCGGGCCGAAGGCGGGCGGCGCGCTGCTGGCGAGCCTCGCCGTCGCCGGCGTGCGGCCCGGCGCCGTCACCGATGTCCTCATCACCCACAGCCATTTCGATCATGTCGGCGGCCTGCTGGCGGCGGACGGCACGCCCGCCTTCCCCAACGCCACGATCCGGATGAGCGCGCCGGAATGGGCGTTCATGCAGTCGCAGGATCGGGGCAAGGCGATCGCGGCGGCCATCCGCGACAAGGTGCAGCCGTTCGCGCCCGGTGCGCAGCTGATGCCGGGCATCCGCGCCGTCGCGCTGCCGGGCCACACGCCCGGCCATAGCGGCTACGAGATCGCGTCCGGCGCCAGCCGCCTGATCGACATCGGCGACAGCGCCCACAGCGCGATCGTCTCGCTGGCCGAGCCGGATTGGACGATCACCTACGATACCGACAGCGCGGCCGGCAAGGCGCAGCGGCGCGCGATCCTGACCCGCCTGGCCGCCAGCCACGAGCCGGTCTTCGCGCCGCATTTCCCCTTTCCCGGGGTCGGCACGGTGGTGGCGAAGGGCGACGGCTTCGCGTGGAAGCCGGGCCTGCCCTGA
- a CDS encoding VOC family protein yields the protein MTSRHAIIPNLRYADARGAIAFLCAAFGFTEKAIHADPDDDATILHAQLLYEGQMIMLSSAVDTEYSRAAPLRTVRQAGGNTQSLYVVVDDVDRHAARARAAGADIYMEPENKDYGGRGYSARDPEGNAWAFGDYDPFA from the coding sequence ATGACCAGCAGACACGCCATCATCCCCAACCTGCGCTACGCGGATGCGCGCGGCGCCATCGCCTTCCTCTGCGCCGCCTTCGGCTTCACCGAGAAGGCGATCCACGCCGATCCGGACGACGACGCCACCATCCTGCACGCGCAACTGCTCTACGAAGGGCAGATGATCATGCTCTCCTCCGCCGTCGACACCGAGTATAGCCGCGCGGCGCCCCTGCGCACGGTGCGGCAGGCGGGCGGGAACACCCAGTCGCTCTATGTCGTGGTCGACGATGTCGACCGCCATGCCGCGCGCGCCCGCGCCGCCGGTGCGGACATCTACATGGAGCCCGAGAACAAGGATTATGGCGGGCGCGGCTACAGCGCCCGCGATCCAGAGGGCAATGCGTGGGCGTTCGGCGATTACGATCCGTTCGCCTGA
- a CDS encoding SDR family oxidoreductase, with product MTDEGASRRAILGGAAIGLAAAASPGLAQTGAAGASAEAVPLRDPRTKYTSQPFPEQRQPWPALASKMNPRPDHGETSYKGSGRLAGRKALLTGGDSGIGRAAAIAYAREGADVAINYYPTEEPDAKEVEALIRQAGRKAVLLPADIRTQSACEKLVRDAVKGLGGLDILVNNAAYQQSKADISEITDEQFVRTFETNIFAPFRISKAAIPYMKPGSVIINTGSVNSYDPGEELLDYASTKGSILIFTKGLAKQLAKKGIRVNMVAPGPIWTPLQVAGGQLPGQLGQFGREAPLGRAGQPAELAPLYVTLASDEASYTSGTAFGANGGHGNP from the coding sequence ATGACGGACGAAGGCGCATCGCGGCGGGCGATACTGGGCGGCGCGGCGATCGGCCTCGCGGCGGCGGCCTCTCCGGGCTTGGCGCAGACGGGCGCCGCCGGAGCGTCCGCTGAGGCGGTGCCGCTGCGGGATCCCCGCACCAAATATACCAGCCAGCCCTTTCCCGAGCAGCGTCAGCCCTGGCCGGCGCTCGCCTCGAAGATGAACCCGCGCCCCGATCATGGCGAGACGAGCTACAAGGGATCGGGGCGCCTCGCCGGGCGCAAGGCGCTGCTGACGGGCGGTGACAGCGGCATCGGCCGCGCCGCCGCCATAGCCTATGCGCGCGAGGGCGCGGACGTCGCGATCAACTATTATCCGACCGAGGAGCCGGACGCCAAGGAAGTGGAGGCGCTGATCCGCCAGGCAGGTCGCAAGGCGGTGCTGCTGCCGGCCGACATCCGCACCCAAAGCGCCTGCGAGAAGCTGGTGCGCGATGCGGTCAAGGGTCTCGGCGGGCTCGACATCCTCGTCAACAACGCCGCCTACCAGCAGAGCAAGGCGGACATCAGCGAGATCACCGACGAGCAGTTCGTCCGCACGTTCGAGACGAACATCTTCGCCCCCTTCCGCATCAGCAAGGCGGCCATCCCGTACATGAAGCCGGGATCGGTCATCATCAACACCGGCTCGGTGAACTCCTACGATCCGGGCGAGGAGCTGCTCGATTATGCCTCCACCAAGGGATCGATCCTGATTTTCACCAAGGGCCTGGCCAAGCAGCTGGCGAAGAAGGGCATCCGCGTGAACATGGTCGCGCCCGGCCCGATCTGGACGCCGCTGCAGGTGGCCGGCGGCCAGTTGCCCGGTCAGCTCGGCCAGTTCGGCCGGGAGGCGCCACTCGGGCGCGCCGGCCAGCCGGCCGAACTTGCCCCGCTCTACGTCACGCTGGCGTCGGACGAGGCAAGCTACACCAGCGGCACCGCCTTCGGCGCCAATGGCGGCCACGGCAATCCGTGA
- a CDS encoding KpsF/GutQ family sugar-phosphate isomerase produces the protein MNMVVETTISSAVRSVRTQMVGVEALAEALAGPELSQAFEAAVAAIGSAKGRLIVTGMGKSGLIGRKIAATMASTGTPSLYIHPAEASHGDLGMITSDDMVLALTWSGETTELTDIITYCRRFDVVLAVITSHRNSTAGRAADICLTLPRVPEACPNQLAPTTSTTIQVILGDALAVALVERRGFSASEFRVFHPGGKLGAQLLTVADLMGRGDALPVIGLDASLTDATIEMSRKRYGSTAVVDAEGRLVGAFTDGDLRRSITTGSLDDNIARHMTTRPLAVGSSMLASEALRVMNENAVSLLFVCDDDRLIGAVHVHDVLRAGIA, from the coding sequence ATGAACATGGTGGTCGAAACCACGATATCGTCCGCGGTCCGCTCCGTCCGCACCCAGATGGTCGGGGTGGAGGCGCTGGCGGAGGCGCTGGCCGGGCCGGAGCTGTCGCAGGCTTTCGAGGCGGCGGTGGCGGCGATCGGCAGCGCCAAGGGCCGCCTGATCGTGACCGGCATGGGCAAGAGCGGGCTGATCGGCCGCAAGATCGCGGCGACCATGGCCTCCACCGGCACGCCCTCGCTCTACATCCACCCGGCGGAGGCGAGCCACGGCGACCTCGGCATGATCACCTCGGATGACATGGTGCTGGCGCTCACCTGGTCCGGCGAGACGACCGAACTGACCGACATCATCACCTACTGCCGCCGCTTCGACGTGGTGCTCGCCGTAATCACCTCGCATCGCAACAGCACGGCCGGGCGCGCGGCCGACATCTGCCTCACTTTGCCGCGGGTGCCGGAAGCGTGCCCCAACCAGCTGGCGCCCACCACCTCCACCACGATCCAGGTGATCCTGGGCGATGCGCTGGCGGTGGCGCTGGTCGAGCGGCGCGGCTTTTCCGCCAGCGAGTTCCGCGTCTTCCACCCGGGCGGCAAGCTGGGCGCGCAGCTGCTGACGGTGGCGGACCTGATGGGCCGGGGCGATGCGCTGCCGGTGATCGGCCTCGACGCCTCGCTGACCGACGCGACGATCGAGATGAGCCGCAAGCGCTACGGCAGCACCGCCGTGGTGGATGCCGAGGGCAGGCTGGTCGGCGCCTTCACCGATGGCGATCTGCGGCGCAGCATCACCACCGGCAGCCTGGACGACAATATCGCCCGCCACATGACGACGCGGCCGCTGGCGGTCGGCTCGTCGATGCTGGCGTCGGAGGCGCTGCGGGTGATGAACGAGAATGCCGTCTCCCTGCTGTTCGTGTGCGACGACGATCGGCTGATCGGCGCCGTCCACGTGCACGACGTGCTGCGCGCCGGCATCGCCTGA
- a CDS encoding NADP-dependent oxidoreductase yields MQARANARTNRQWQVARLPDSGGLTGGGLKLSADVFGQGEVDVPEPGAGEVLIRACWFSPDPMNHAWVRGMPGKFDPIAIGQPMKGGVAGRVLASNHPDWNEGDGVTGFLEWQDYTVSDGTDRLGAPLQRVPSGVPLESGLATLGMTGLCAWLGLTDIGRPQPGDVVLVSGASGAIGSIAGQIARIAGARAIGIARGRAKCDLIASLGFDAVIDASEGDLAGQIAATAPDGVDVFFDNVGGPMLDAALLNLAHGARVVVCGATAHYDGPTPVTNHLMLAMRGATMAGFFYFDHVARWAEGRRRLGEWLAEGRIREALDIAEGFAAVPDAALAQFEGRAAGRKLVRIAEDPFA; encoded by the coding sequence ATGCAGGCGAGGGCAAACGCGCGGACCAACCGGCAGTGGCAGGTCGCGCGGCTGCCCGACAGCGGCGGCCTCACCGGCGGCGGGCTGAAGCTCTCGGCCGACGTGTTTGGCCAGGGTGAAGTGGATGTGCCGGAACCGGGCGCCGGCGAGGTGTTGATCCGCGCCTGCTGGTTCTCGCCCGATCCGATGAACCATGCCTGGGTGCGCGGCATGCCCGGCAAGTTCGATCCCATCGCCATCGGCCAGCCGATGAAAGGTGGCGTCGCCGGCCGCGTCCTCGCCTCCAACCACCCGGACTGGAACGAGGGGGACGGCGTCACCGGCTTCCTCGAATGGCAGGACTATACCGTCAGCGACGGCACCGACCGGCTCGGCGCGCCGCTGCAGCGCGTGCCGTCGGGCGTGCCGCTGGAGAGCGGGCTCGCGACGCTCGGCATGACCGGCCTGTGCGCGTGGCTGGGCCTCACGGACATCGGCCGCCCGCAGCCGGGGGACGTGGTGCTGGTCTCCGGCGCGTCGGGCGCGATCGGCTCGATCGCCGGCCAGATCGCCCGCATCGCCGGCGCCCGCGCGATCGGTATCGCCCGCGGCCGCGCCAAGTGCGATCTCATCGCAAGCCTCGGCTTCGATGCGGTGATCGACGCGAGCGAGGGCGATCTGGCCGGGCAAATCGCCGCTACGGCGCCGGACGGCGTGGACGTGTTCTTCGACAATGTCGGCGGGCCGATGCTCGATGCCGCGCTCCTCAACCTGGCGCATGGCGCGCGCGTGGTGGTGTGCGGCGCGACGGCGCATTATGACGGCCCGACGCCCGTCACCAACCACCTGATGCTGGCGATGCGCGGGGCGACGATGGCGGGCTTCTTCTACTTCGATCACGTCGCGCGCTGGGCGGAAGGCCGCCGCCGGCTGGGCGAATGGCTGGCGGAGGGCCGCATCCGCGAGGCGCTGGACATCGCCGAGGGCTTCGCCGCCGTGCCCGACGCGGCGCTCGCCCAGTTCGAGGGGCGGGCCGCCGGCCGCAAGCTCGTCCGCATCGCGGAGGATCCCTTTGCCTGA
- a CDS encoding alpha/beta hydrolase produces the protein MTLNGPSLAPASGKVKRIVLLLHGYGSNGADLLSLAPHWRGALPDTLFTAPNAPERCPGMPGGYQWWALTTFTRAAMAAGAARAAPVLDGHIDDLLAAHGLAEDRLAIVGFSQGTMMALHVGPRRARPLAGILAYSGMIADPAGFAAAAVSRPPVLLVHGDADPVVPVAGFHEAKRELHRLGFPVTEHLSPGLEHSVDMDGLKAGEAFIRRVLA, from the coding sequence ATGACCCTGAACGGACCCAGCCTCGCGCCCGCCTCGGGCAAGGTGAAGCGCATCGTGCTGCTGCTGCACGGCTACGGCTCGAACGGCGCGGACCTGCTCTCGCTGGCGCCGCACTGGCGCGGTGCCCTGCCCGATACGCTGTTCACCGCGCCGAACGCGCCGGAACGCTGCCCCGGCATGCCGGGCGGCTACCAGTGGTGGGCGCTCACCACCTTCACCCGCGCCGCGATGGCGGCGGGCGCCGCCCGCGCCGCGCCCGTGCTGGACGGCCATATCGACGATCTGCTCGCGGCGCACGGCCTGGCCGAGGACCGGCTGGCGATCGTCGGCTTCAGCCAGGGCACGATGATGGCGCTCCACGTCGGCCCGCGCCGCGCCAGGCCGCTGGCCGGCATCCTCGCCTATTCGGGCATGATCGCCGATCCGGCCGGCTTCGCCGCCGCCGCCGTGTCGCGCCCGCCGGTGCTGCTGGTGCACGGCGACGCGGATCCGGTCGTTCCCGTCGCCGGCTTCCACGAGGCGAAGCGCGAACTGCACCGGCTCGGCTTCCCGGTGACGGAGCATCTCTCGCCGGGGCTGGAGCATAGCGTCGACATGGACGGGTTGAAGGCCGGCGAAGCGTTCATCCGCCGCGTGCTCGCCTGA
- the kdsA gene encoding 3-deoxy-8-phosphooctulonate synthase, with protein sequence MLLCGREVGLDRQLFVIAGPCVIEDEAMILATAETLRDIAERLGVLLIFKSSFDKANRSSGTSFRGPGMDEGLRILEKVRAETGLPVLTDVHTAEQVPAVAQAVDVLQTPAFLARQTDFIEAVAVCGKPVNIKKAQFMAPGDMKHVVAKARAAATQAGRDPHAFLVTERGASFGYNNLVSDMRSLAIMRETGCPVVFDATHSVQLPGGQGERSGGQREFVPVLAQAAVAVGIAGVFMETHPDPDRALSDGPNAWPLAEAESLLRRLLAIDAVVKGL encoded by the coding sequence ATGCTGTTGTGCGGTCGGGAAGTCGGGCTGGATCGCCAGCTGTTCGTGATCGCCGGTCCGTGCGTGATCGAGGACGAGGCGATGATCCTCGCCACCGCCGAGACGCTGCGCGACATCGCCGAGCGGCTGGGCGTGCTGCTGATCTTCAAAAGCTCGTTCGACAAGGCGAACCGCAGTTCCGGCACGTCGTTCCGCGGGCCGGGCATGGACGAGGGGCTGCGCATCCTGGAAAAGGTGCGCGCCGAGACCGGCCTGCCGGTGCTGACCGACGTGCACACCGCCGAGCAGGTGCCGGCGGTGGCGCAGGCGGTGGACGTGCTGCAGACGCCCGCCTTCCTGGCGCGGCAGACCGACTTCATCGAGGCGGTGGCCGTCTGCGGCAAGCCGGTGAACATCAAGAAGGCGCAGTTCATGGCGCCGGGGGACATGAAGCACGTCGTCGCCAAGGCGCGCGCCGCCGCCACGCAGGCCGGGCGCGATCCGCACGCCTTCCTGGTGACGGAGCGGGGCGCCTCGTTCGGCTACAACAATCTCGTGTCCGACATGCGCAGCCTGGCGATCATGCGCGAGACGGGTTGCCCCGTGGTGTTCGATGCGACCCATTCGGTGCAGCTGCCGGGCGGGCAGGGCGAGCGATCCGGCGGCCAGCGCGAGTTCGTGCCGGTGCTGGCGCAGGCGGCCGTCGCCGTCGGCATCGCGGGGGTGTTCATGGAAACGCATCCCGATCCGGACAGGGCGCTTTCCGACGGGCCGAACGCGTGGCCGCTGGCCGAGGCGGAGTCGCTGCTGCGCCGGCTGCTGGCGATCGACGCGGTGGTGAAGGGGCTGTAG